From Prionailurus viverrinus isolate Anna chromosome B2, UM_Priviv_1.0, whole genome shotgun sequence, the proteins below share one genomic window:
- the LOC125165835 gene encoding olfactory receptor 2W1-like yields MDTNNRSSMTDFILLGFSDWPQLEHIISGIVFIFYIVTLVGNTTIILVSNLDSQLHTPMYFFLSNLSFLDLCYATSIIPQMLVNLWGPTKSITYGGCVLQFFFALDFGATECLLLAVMAYDRYAAVCQPLYYTIIMHHQLCQKMVLTAWLGGLGSAFILCSLTLKLPRCGHREVDNFFCEMPALLKMACIYSKVIEIVVFALGVIFLLVPLSLILISYAIITQAVVRIKSTARWHKVLNTCGSHLTVVTLFYGTVIYMYMKPQNSTSQDEGKFLTLFYTIFTPTLNPLIYTLRNKDVKRAIKRILYVEKW; encoded by the coding sequence ATGGACACAAACAATAGAAGTTCCATGACAGATTTCATCCTGCTGGGGTTTTCTGATTGGCCCCAATTAGAACACATCATCTCTGGGATTGTCTTCATCTTCTATATTGTGACTCTGGTAGGAAACACAACCATCATTCTTGTATCTAACCTAGACAGCCAGCTCCATActcccatgtatttcttcctatCCAATTTGTCTTTTCTGGACCTCTGTTATGCAACTAGCATCATCCCACAGATGCTGGTAAATCTATGGGGTCCAACAAAGTCTATTACCTATGGAGGGTGTGTGCTCCAATTCTTCTTTGCCCTTGACTTTGGAGCCACAGAATGTCTTCTCTTGGctgtgatggcctatgaccgctatgctGCTGTTTGTCAACCTCTTTACTACACAATAATAATGCACCATCAGCTTTGCCAGAAGATGGTTCTCACAGCCTGGTTAGGTGGTCTTGGTAGTGCCTTCATTCTTTGCTCCCTGACTTTGAAGTTGCCAAGATGTGGGCACCGGGAGGTCGATAATTTTTTCTGTGAGATGCCAGCCTTGCTCAAGATGGCTTGTATCTACTCAAAAGTAATTGAGATTGTAGTCTTTGCTCTTGGAGTGATATTTCTTCTAGTACCTCTATCACTAATTCTCATCTCATATGCAATTATCACTCAAGCTGTTGTGAGGATCAAGTCAACAGCAAGGTGGCATAAGGTCCTTAATACATGCGGTTCCCACCTCACAGTAGTAACTCTCTTTTATGGAACAGTCATTTATATGTACATGAAGCCACAGAATAGCACATCCCAAGATGAGGGGAAGTTCCTTACTCTCTTTTACACAATTTTCACACCCACCCTTAACCCTCTAATCTacactttaagaaacaaagatgtaAAGAGAGCAATAAAAAGAATACTGTATGTAGAAAAATGGTAA